The Penaeus monodon isolate SGIC_2016 chromosome 24, NSTDA_Pmon_1, whole genome shotgun sequence DNA segment NNNNNNNNNNNNNNNNNNNNNNNNNNNNNNNNNNNNNNNNNNNNNNNNNNNNNNNNNNNNNNNNNNNNNNNNNNNNNNNNNNNNNNNNNNNNNNNNNNNNNNNNNNNNNNNNNNNNNNNNNNNNNNNNNNNNNNNNNNNNNNNNNNNNNNNNNNNNNNNNNNNNNNNNNNNNNNNNNNNNNNNNNNNNNNNNNNNNNNNNNNNNNNNNNNNNNNNNNNNNNNNNNNNNNNNNNNNNNNNNNNNNNNNNNNNNNNNNNNNNNNNNNNNNNNNNNNNNNNNNNNNNNNNNNNNNNNNNNNNNNNNNNNNNNNNNNNNNNNNNNNNNNNNNNNNNNNNNNNNNNNNNNNNNNNNNNNNNNNNNNNNNNNNNNNNNNNNNNNNNNNNNNNNNNNNNNNTGATAATGATATGAACGTCAGTGATAACaagatgaggataaaaaaaaatgctattatcTCTTCAGAGCAAATAAGGCATCTGAATTCCAACACGCAATTTGTCCAATTCAGATATAAATCAAAATGTTATTTTTGCGCGCGTTTTAgacttttttaaaaggaatatttcttcttttcttctttttttaggatGAGNNNNNNNNNNNNNNNNNNNNNNNNNNNNNNNNNNNNNNNNNNNNNNNNNNNNNNNNNNNNNNNNNNNNNNNNNNNNNNNNNNNNNNNNNNNNNNNNNNNNNNNNNNNNNNNNNNNNNNNNNNNNNNNNNNNNNNNNNNNNNNNNNNNNNNNNNNNNNNNNNNNNNNNNNNNNNNNNNNNNNNNNNNNNNNNNNNNNNNNNNNNNNNNNNNNNNccagaagagaaaaaaagataaaaattatcgagagaaaattaaagaaaatgagaaaaccaACACATCACAACCTAATTTGCATAATGATACCCTGTCTCACAAACTGCTGTAAATGTGTCAGTTATGTGGAGTTCGCTTAAAACGTGCTTAATATTGACCTATATCGATGACAAATActcacatataccacacaccagCATACCATCATCACTAGTACCATGTGGCTTGTCTCTATGTTGGCCAGTAATCTACATGTTATGATGAGAAGTACCATTATTGCGTTATGGTATTACAAAATCGCATCGTAGGGGACAAGGTACCAATTGTACGGTACACCATGGTACCCCCAGTACACTTTGGTACCCCCAGTACACCATGGTACCCCCAGTACACCATGGTACCCCCAGTACACCATGGTACCCCCAGTACACCATGCTACCCCCAGTACACCATAGTACCCCCAGTACACCATAGTACCCCCAGTACACCATGGTACCCCCAGTACACCATAGTACCCCCAGTACACCATGGTACCCCCAGTACACCATGGTACCCCCAGTACACCATAGTACCCCCAGTACACCATGGTACCCCCAGTACACCATAGTACCCCCAGTACACCATAGTACCCCCAGTACATCATGGTACCCCCAGTACACCATGGTACCCCCAGTACACCATGGTACCCCCAGTACACCATAGTACCCCCAGTACACCATGGTACCCCCAGTACACCATGGTACCCCCAGTACACCATGGTACCCCCAGTACACCATAGCATCCCCAGTACACCATAGTACCCCCAGTACACCATGGTACCCCAGACACCAGTACCCAGTACACCAGTACCCCATGGTACCCAGGTACACCCCAgtacaccaaaacccccccagatCACGGTAAACCCCCCGTACACCATAGAACCCCGTACACCATGGTACCCCCAGTAAACCAAGTACCCCCAGTACACCATAGTACCCCCAGTACAACCATGTACCCCAGTACAAACCCTAGTACCCCAGTACACCATAGTACCCCCAGTACACCATGGTACCCCAGTACACCATAGTACCCCCAGTACACCATGGTACCCCCAGTAACACCATGGTAACCCCCCAGTAGATCCCCGGTACCCCCAGTACACCATAGTAACCCCAGTACACCATGGTACCCCCAGTACACCATGGTACCCCCAGTACACCATGGTACACCCAGTAACACCATAGTACCCCAGTACACCATAGTACCCCCAGTACACCATGGTACCCCCAGTACACCATAGTACCCCAGTACACCATAGTACCCCCAGTACAACCATAGTACCCCCAGTACACCATGGTACCCCCAGTACACCATAGTACCCCAGTACACCATAGTACCCCCAGTACACCATGGTACCCCCAGTAGATCACGGTACCCCCAGTACACCATAGTAACCCCGTACACCATGGTACCCCCAGTACACCATAGTACCCCCAGTACACCATGGTACCCCCAGTACACCATAGTACCCCCAGTACACCATAGTACCCCCAGTACACCATGGTACCCCCAGTACACCATGGTACCCCCAGTACACCATGGTACCCCAGTACACCATAGTACCCCCAGTACACCATAGCATCCCCAGTACACCATAGTACCCCCAGTAGATCACGGTACCCCCAGTACACCATAGTACCCCCAGTAGATCACGGTACCCCCAGTACACCATAGTACCCCCAGTACACCATGGTACCCCCAGTACACCATGCTACCCCAGTACACCATGCTACCCCCAGTACACCATGCTACCCCCAGTACACCACGGTACGTTGAGGCATGATGCAACATTTAGCAACATGACGAACGTCACGTTAGCTCCGTCGATTTCCTGTGGGGATGATGTCATTCACTCGTGATTTTCCAAGTACTGGCTTTGCTCTTGGTggcgtttgttgtttgttgttctttgtctttgtgttgcCGTtggtgttctgtttttgtttctttgttcgtatttgttccctctctttttgctgtttgtttgtttgattctttgtttttttttagtttcgtttCTTTGTGCtgtatttcgtgttttttttgtctttgttattattgttgtttatcttattttgttgttgttttattattatatagatgttcttgttattatttctttgttgtttttgctattatttttttgtttttttattgttattctgctattattttgttttttattgtttttttgctattatttctttgtttttgctatttttgttgtttttgttataattgacaacttctttctttgttctgtctttgatgtttgtttgttcgttgtcTTGTTATGGTTGGTATTTTTTCTGTGTTcgttttactttattgttttttgtttgtttgtttatttggtgtttttagtataatttttgtCTCATCTCTTTGcgctttctttttctgttatgaTTCGTATCATCTTTCTTTggtctttcttttgttattttgtgtgtttgttacttttgttattatggtTACCTTTTCTTCTCGTtagttctttgattttttttttttttgtatttgttgttttttattatttttattatttttcattttgatgtatGTTCTTCCCGAatttggtagattttttttttttttggtcacttATGAATGTTTTGATAAGATAATGTCTTCAATTTTATTATCAGATNNNNNNNNNNNNNNNNNNNNNNNNNATGTTTATTTGATCAAACATTTTTGTCGTGACTTCATGCTGAGACATCATCCTAGCAACTTTGTAAAGGTAAATTCCTTCACAAAATGGCCagaaatgttgttattattattattctttatgcgCTGCGGTGGCGATTTGAATAGATTTAAATCTGACACCAACTcagacatatttgcatatatttgctGTCGTAAACATGCGATGTTATTTGTGGTATCTAAATCTGTGTTAGAGACGTTTTtcttatgatgtttttttttgtataaattgttCTGTTTTAATAACTCAATGTATGTAAAGGGTTTTAGAATATGAGACTTATTGCCAAGGTTCTCAAATAGTTAATAAATTTGTCTGTTAAATAAATTTTCCATTCTTTACGCCCCCTTCATCGTGTACGTATTCAAGCTCATTAAACTAGTGTTTTATGAACTGCTGTTGGCATTGGCAGTATTATACCTTTCAGTGTGTCCTCGGGTATGTCTGTTTGATACCCTCTTTTGTCAGCCTTTTACAGCCAGTAATCGAGTGGGTATTTACAGCCTAATCGAGTGGGTATTTTAAGAGGCATCCCTATTAACTCCGTGAAGACATGTGCTGACAAAAGAGCANNNNNNNNNNNNNNNNNNNNNNNNNNNNNNNNNNNNNNNNNNNNNNNNNNNNNNNNNNNNNNNNNNNNNNNNNNNNCCACAGCATATTTATAGAGGGAAAGGCAACTCTTacttactaaataaataaacgaaaataaaatcgtAAGATTCCTACTGCATAGTCCTCTCAGTTTTTCGTACTTAATATGCTGGTCGGCAGATATATTCAACCCCTAATGCCTTTGTAATAATCACATCAACACAGAAAGAGCAAGACATACTCTGAACATGGCACACGGAGCATTTACCTCGTGACAAGGAGAACGAggttaaaaatcatgaaaatttagTTCCGAGAattttgtattatacattatcatcaaatacaatgtttaaaacaaaaagatCACACAGCACAAAtaactgaatttaaaaaaaatgctcagCAGAAAACAGTTTAATGCTCGTACATATGCATGGTCGGGCACCTAA contains these protein-coding regions:
- the LOC119588816 gene encoding extensin-like — translated: MVPPVHHGTPSTPWYPQYTIVPPVHHGTPSTPWYPQYTMVPPVHHSIPNTSTQYTSTPWYPGTPQYTKTPPDHGKPPVHHRTPYTMVPPVNQVPPVHHSTPSTTMYPSTNPSTPVHHSTPSTPWYPNPRYPQYTIVTPVHHGTPSTPWYPQYTMVHPVTP